A window from Primulina huaijiensis isolate GDHJ02 chromosome 11, ASM1229523v2, whole genome shotgun sequence encodes these proteins:
- the LOC140988017 gene encoding uncharacterized protein, producing the protein MASGSSGRGGNSGSKGFDFASDDILCSYEDYGNQDGNNGTHSDSSIGTNSNKEFNKSRMARTSVYPTTTYSPPEESSFNQDVVLTVEKTVKKHTDDLMRFLEGISSRLSQLELYCYNLDKSIGEMRTDLVRDHEESELKLKSLEKNMQEVHRSVQILRDKQELADTQKELAKLQLAQKDSSSAARNEEKPSPLASEEKKNENSSDVKSLQLALVPHQAIPPPSLPARPVEYQQPSMAPPSMPSQTMPQSQVQTYYLPPQMNNQPVPSHPSQTQYIPAQAHLQDFSRMSPQPTQSQVNQGPQVQSLPPYQQQWPQPQPQPQPQPVQPPQQPVMQTQIRSSSPAIYSSYLPNQSNQSPADMIPNNMPVQVSYAGATQPGSVGPDALPYGYGAAGRPIQPQPSSQNLKTGYVAQSGDVFMNSGSRPALPPGAPYMMFDGEGGRAHHALPQPHFQQGAYPPSSIPLNAQRIPGANMVVSQSTRNHPYNELIEKLVSMGYRGDHVVGVIQRLEESGQPVDFNAVLDRLNGHSSGGSQRGWSG; encoded by the exons ATGGCTTCTGGGTCATCGGGCCGGGGAGGAAATTCGGGCTCAAAAGGATTCGATTTCGCATCTGATGACATCCTCTGCTCGTACGAGGATTACGGTAATCAGGACGGGAATAATGGAACCCACTCCGATTCTTCGATCGGAACGAATTCCAATAAG GAGTTTAACAAAAGCAGAATGGCTAGGACATCTGTGTATCCTACTACAACTTATAGTCCACCTGAAGAATCTTCATTTAATCAAGATGTTGTCTTGACTGTTGAGAAGACCGTGAAGAAGCACACTGATGATCTCATGAGATTCCTCGAGGGAATTAGTTCGAGGCTGTCTCAGTTGGAATTGTATTGTTATAATCTTGACAAATCTATTGGAGAAATGCGCACCGACCTAGTTCGTGATCATGAAGAGTCAGAGTTGAAGCTGAAGTCTCTAGAAAAGAACATGCAGGAG GTTCACAGGTCTGTGCAGATCTTAAGGGATAAACAGGAACTGGCTGATACCCAGAAGGAACTAGCTAAGCTTCAGCTTGCACAGAAGGATTCTTCTTCAGCTGCACGTAACGAAGAGAAACCTTCTCCTCTTGCTtctgaagaaaagaaaaatgagaactCATCTGATGTCAAAAGTCTGCAATTGGCCCTTGTACCACACCAAGCGATTCCTCCACCGTCTCTCCCTGCCCGACCAGTTGAGTATCAGCAGCCATCTATGGCACCTCCATCTATGCCTTCCCAAACTATGCCACAATCACAAGTACAAACTTATTACTTACCCCCACAAATGAATAATCAACCTGTCCCATCTCATCCATCTCAGACTCAATATATACCCGCACAAGCTCATCTTCAAGATTTCTCTAGGATGTCACCACAGCCAACACAATCTCAGGTTAACCAGGGGCCCCAGGTTCAGTCATTACCTCCATATCAGCAGCAGTGGCCACAGCCACAGCCACAGCCACAACCACAACCTGTTCAACCACCCCAACAACCAGTTATGCAAACACAAATTAGGTCCTCTTCTCCAGCAATTTACTCATCCTACCTACCTAATCAATCAAATCAGTCTCCTGCAGATATGATTCCCAATAATATGCCAGTGCAAGTGTCCTACGCAGGTGCAACTCAACCTGGTTCGGTTGGTCCTGATGCATTACCATATGGTTACGGTGCTGCTGGCAGACCAATTCAACCACAGCCTTCATCTCAAAATCTCAAGACTGGTTATGTTGCTCAATCAGGAGATGTATTCATGAATAGTGGGTCTCGCCCAGCACTTCCCCCTGGAGCTCCTTATATGATGTTTGATGGTGAAGGAGGAAGGGCGCATCATGCTCTCCCACAGCCTCATTTTCAGCAAGGTGCTTATCCTCCTTCCAGTATCCCTCTGAATGCACAGCGCATTCCTGGTGCTAACATGGTTGTCTCTCAGTCCACCCGCAATCATCCTTACAACGAGTTGATCGAGAAATTGGTTAGCATGGGTTATAGGGGCGATCATGTTGTCGGTGTCATTCAAAGGCTGGAAGAGAGTGGTCAGCCTGTTGATTTCAATGCCGTACTCGACAGGCTGAATGGGCACTCTTCTGGAGGTTCTCAGAGAGGATGGTCCGGTTAA
- the LOC140988323 gene encoding CASP-like protein 1C1, giving the protein MGGNKPILTIIMRGTAVVSLLVAAIVMFVSYQKVEAESYIFEAKYNLWTGFMFYAIVSSIGCIYNFGILFIPSGSQLWKTIILLDVILNILVGATSLGAAWQTYFLVKDGNIYVGWAPLCGVVPHFCSKILASLITSTLGFSSTFALLMCTLHVGVDPFLADS; this is encoded by the exons ATGGGTGGAAACAAGCCAATATTGACCATAATAATGAGAGGAACAGCAGTGGTATCGCTTTTGGTTGCAGCCATTGTGATGTTTGTAAGCTACCAAAAAGTTGAGGCAGAATCCTATATTTTCGAAGCCAAATATAACCTTTGGACTGGATTCAT GTTTTATGCAATTGTAAGTAGCATAGGATGCATTTACAATTTTGGAATCTTATTCATTCCATCTGGTAGTCAACTCTGGAAAACAATAATCCTTCTAGACGTG ATATTGAACATTCTGGTTGGTGCCACGAGCCTTGGAGCTGCATGGCAAACATATTTCCTAGTAAAAGATGGCAACATTTATGTGGGATGGGCACCTCTCTGTGGTGTGGTTCCTCATTTTTGCAGCAAAATATTGGCATCTCTTATTACAAGCACCTTAGGATTCTCATCCACCTTCGCGCTTCTCATGTGTACTCTTCATGTTGGGGTAGATCCTTTTCTTGCGGATAGTTAA
- the LOC140989061 gene encoding large ribosomal subunit protein eL22y-like, producing the protein MAKLSKGVGAGAQKGGKKKAATFVIDCAKPVEDKIMDIASLEKFLQERIKVAGKPGALGDAVTVTRDKTKITVTANDTNFSKRYLKYLTKKYLKKNNVRDWLRVIASNKDRSVYELRYFNIAENEAEEED; encoded by the exons ATGGCGAAGCTGAGTAAAGGAGTAGGGGCTGGCGCTCAGAAAGGGGGGAAAAAGAAGGCCGCGACGTTTGTTATCGACTGCGCGAAGCCGGTTGAGGACAAGATCATGGACATCGCCTCACTGGAAAAGTTCCTTCAGGAGCGCATCAAGGTCGCTGGGAAGCCAGGGGCTCTGGGAGACGCCGTTACTGTCACCCGGGATAAGACAAAGATCACCGTTACCGCTAATGACACAAACTTCTCTAAGAG GTATTTGAAGTACTTGACAAAGAAATATCTGAAGAAGAATAATGTGCGTGATTGGCTACGAGTTATAGCTTCCAACAAAGATCGTAGTGTGTATGAATTGAGGTATTTCAATATTGCTGAGAACGAGGCTGAAGAGGAGGATTGA